TTAAAATTTGGCAAGACAAAGACAGGAAAACTGATTTTCACTCTGCCGGAATCAAAAACCTTTATTCATTTTTTCGAATTACCAAAAGCTTTGGGAAGAGAAAAAATGAAGAAAGAAATAGAGCTTCAGGCCATTAACAATTTCCCTTTTTCCTTGAGCGAGCTCTATTTTGATTCTAGGGTTAGAAATAAGGGAGTTCTTTTGGCGGCCATCCAAAAAGATATTGTTGAGGATTATTTAGAGATATTTAAGAAATTAAAACTTTGGCCAATAGTTTTAGAAACAGAATCAATGAGCCTGGCTAGAGCTCTTATTGGCGAAAGCCAAAACACTATTTTAATCACAGATATTGGAGCAAGAACTACTAATTTCAGTATTTTTACTGAAAACTTTCTCAAGCTAAGTATTTCAATTGATATTGCCGGAGATAAATTCAGCCAGGTCTTAATGGAAAAATTAAGTATTCCTTTTCAGGAGGCCGAAAACATGAAAAAAGAAATTGGCCTTGATCCAGAAAAAAAAGAAGGCAAAGTTTTTTTAATTTTGCAAAAAGAGATCCAGGAAATCACTTCGGAGATTAAAAAAATTGAAGAATATTTTCAAAATAAATCTGGCAAAGTTATTGAAAAGATAATTTTAACCGGAGGATCCGCTGCTCTTCCTTATTTAACTGAATATTTTACAGAGAACTTAGAAAAACCTATTTCTGTTGGGGATCCTTGGAATAAAATCAATATTGATATTCTAAAGACAAAAGAATATTTCAAAGAAGCCCAAAAAGTCAATCCGATTTTATATACCACAGCCATTGGTTCGGCTCTCCGGGGACTAATGAAAAACCCGAAGATGATTGAAATAAATTTATTGCCAAAAAACTAAAATTTAGAGGGTTTAGTTTTCCACAAGACCTTTAATCTAGGAATTGGTATAATAAAAAAAGAAAAAAGGTCAAATCCCTCGCCACTTTTAGCCAAATCGCGTTTCGCAGTATTTAACCTCTCTAAAAGTGGTGGGGGAAAAGGTCGACTTTTAAAAATTTAAACTTCAAGTCGAAAAATGAAAATTTTTAATAAGAAAAGAGGGTTTACACTGATTGAATTATTAATAGTAATTGGTATTATTGCCGTTTTGATGGCCATAGCTATTGTAGCCATAAATCCTGCCCGTCAATTTGCCAAAGCTAATGATGCTAAACGTTGGGGAGATGTTTCTGCTATTGCCAATGCCATTTCCATAAAAATAGTTGACGAAAAAGGAGGTTGGAACACAACTGGCAATTGCGAAAATTTACTTGCCTTTACAAGTACCGACATTGCCCTTGCTTGGGATGGTACCGGAGCTGATGCCGCCGCTTTCGATATTTGCGATTGCATTGTTCCAGATTATTTGGGCTCTATGCCCTTGGATCCGTCAAATGGAGTAACACCAGATACGTTGCCTTGCGGCACTGCTTCTTATGATACAGGTTACAAAATTTCCAGAAATGCAGCTGGCCGAATTACTATTTCTGCTCCAGGTTATGAGTTCGAAGGTCCAATCTCGATTGGTCGCTAATAAATTTTCCCTAAATTAAAAGCGCTCCCCAGAAAGGAATTTTTCAATCCGGAGCAAATTTTGATTTTTTGATTAATGTGCAGAGCTAAGCTCTGCACATTTTGTTTACCCCCACACCATAACGAGCACTGACGCCGGAGGCGTAAAATACGAAGTATGTACTCGTTTGGTGTGGGGGTTGAAAAAATCCAGGAACAATCTATCATAAACGAAAGGTCGCTGAAAAAAGATAATTTTATTATTATGATTTCGACTCCAATTATTTTATTAGTTATTTCAGCAGTTATTGTTCTATGGGCGATTTTAACTTATAATCGTTTAATCACTCTTCGCAGTCGAACAAGGGAAGCCTGGTCGGATATTGATGTTCAGCTAAAAAGAAGATATAACTTAATCCCTAATTTAGTTGAGACAGTCAAAGGTTATGCCACCCATGAAAGAGAGGTCTTTGAAAAAGTGACCGAAGCCAGAGGCAGGGCAATGGGAGCTCAGACAATCAAAGAAAAAGGAGAAGCTGAAAATTTTCTTTCCAATACTTTGAAGAGTCTTTTTGCCGTAGCCGAAAATTACCCACAATTACGGGCTGCTGAAAACTTTTTGGAGCTTCAAAGAGAATTACGCGACACCGAAGACAAAGTTCAGGCCGCTAGAAGATTCTATAATGGAAATGTTAGAGATCTAAACATCAAAATTGAGAGTTTTCCAGCAAACGTAATCGCCAATACTTTCCGATTCACTAAAATGGACTTTTTTGAAATAGAAGAAGCTGCGTCTCGGGAACCGGTATCCGTTAAATTTTAAATCCGAAATGCTAAATTCTAAACAATATCTAAATTCGAATTTCGAATAAAAAAAGTTTCGAATTTTGGTTATTCGAATTTGTTTCGGATTTCGATATTCGAATTTCAGACTTTAAGAGGCTATGCCGACATTATATTCTCAGGCTGAATCCAACACTAGAAAAACTTGGCTTTATTTAATATTTTTTTTACTCTTTATAACTGGTTTAGGTTGGTTTTTCAGCTACTTATTTGACAGTCCGGTAATTTTGATTTTTGCTGTAATCTTCAGTGTCTTTATGAGTTTTGGCAGCTACTGGTATTCTGATAAGATTGTCCTGTCTTTGAGCAAAGCAAAACCGATTAAGAAGAAAGACAACCCCGAGCTTTATAGAATTGTCGAAAATTTATCTATTACCGCCGGTCTTCCTTTGCCCAAGATTTATATCATTGAAGAGGCCCAGCCCAATGCTTTTGCTACCGGTCGTGATAAAAATCACGCCGTTGTGGCTGTAACCCGGGGGCTTCTGGAAAAATTAGACAGAGCAGAATTAGAAGGAGTAATTGCTCATGAACTTTCTCACATTGGCAACAGAGATATTCTTTTAAGCACCATTATTGTTGTTTTGGTCGGAACAGTGGTTATCCTTTCTAGTGTGTTT
This genomic interval from Candidatus Nealsonbacteria bacterium contains the following:
- a CDS encoding LemA family protein — encoded protein: MISTPIILLVISAVIVLWAILTYNRLITLRSRTREAWSDIDVQLKRRYNLIPNLVETVKGYATHEREVFEKVTEARGRAMGAQTIKEKGEAENFLSNTLKSLFAVAENYPQLRAAENFLELQRELRDTEDKVQAARRFYNGNVRDLNIKIESFPANVIANTFRFTKMDFFEIEEAASREPVSVKF
- a CDS encoding zinc metalloprotease HtpX, which encodes MPTLYSQAESNTRKTWLYLIFFLLFITGLGWFFSYLFDSPVILIFAVIFSVFMSFGSYWYSDKIVLSLSKAKPIKKKDNPELYRIVENLSITAGLPLPKIYIIEEAQPNAFATGRDKNHAVVAVTRGLLEKLDRAELEGVIAHELSHIGNRDILLSTIIVVLVGTVVILSSVFLRISFFGGGRRNNRGSGGVILLVLGIAAAILAPIAATLIQLAISRKREFLADASGSLLTRYPEGLARALVKISADPHNLRVANNSTAHLYIASPFRGKEKTSRFRRLFLTHPPIEDRIEALRGMNV
- a CDS encoding type II secretion system protein — its product is MKIFNKKRGFTLIELLIVIGIIAVLMAIAIVAINPARQFAKANDAKRWGDVSAIANAISIKIVDEKGGWNTTGNCENLLAFTSTDIALAWDGTGADAAAFDICDCIVPDYLGSMPLDPSNGVTPDTLPCGTASYDTGYKISRNAAGRITISAPGYEFEGPISIGR